A portion of the Ferrimonas lipolytica genome contains these proteins:
- a CDS encoding cell division protein ZapC domain-containing protein, producing MLLAPDQSWYWFYDEGNQRLALALGPELIFMSAFQGKQINPDCRYQQPFTSQHAKFYSDCVDSLAQQLECSDGVRIQTALNMVIARFFSIPMMPKSWYFDTSDTIVYARAGKTVSLQTQVERSQFAVIDSNEQSSLLMLLDQHCALTEHKSLQQFGLIKVMNDRIMPARQNRTMQIAAA from the coding sequence ATGTTATTAGCCCCTGACCAATCATGGTATTGGTTTTATGATGAAGGAAATCAACGACTTGCTTTAGCTTTAGGGCCAGAGCTTATCTTTATGTCTGCGTTTCAGGGGAAACAGATCAATCCAGACTGTCGCTATCAACAGCCCTTTACCAGTCAACATGCTAAGTTCTATAGTGACTGCGTTGATTCGCTCGCCCAGCAATTGGAGTGTAGCGATGGCGTGCGCATCCAAACCGCATTGAACATGGTAATTGCCCGATTCTTCTCGATCCCGATGATGCCGAAAAGTTGGTACTTTGATACCAGCGACACCATTGTTTACGCTCGAGCGGGTAAAACCGTTTCGTTACAAACTCAGGTAGAACGCTCGCAATTTGCCGTTATCGACAGCAACGAGCAGTCGTCGTTATTGATGTTGCTTGACCAACATTGCGCACTTACCGAACACAAATCACTGCAACAATTCGGCTTGATTAAGGTGATGAACGATCGGATTATGCCCGCCCGTCAAAACCGAACGATGCAGATCGCCGCTGCGTAA
- the rlmKL gene encoding bifunctional 23S rRNA (guanine(2069)-N(7))-methyltransferase RlmK/23S rRNA (guanine(2445)-N(2))-methyltransferase RlmL: MKRYYAAVPKGLEYLLVDELKALGAEEVHEGQAVVHFHAELATAYRICLWSRLASRIVHVLAEVPAKTAEQMYDGVKSLYWPAVFSNHAQFLVDFHGGNRDIRNSQFGALKVKDAIVDAFMEHSGVRPSVSKTDPDVKIDCALRADKLLIGINFSGAPMHQRGYRTDTGRAPMRENLAAAILMRSGWNNEMDKPVIDPFCGSGTILIEAALMATDTAPHLHRKGWGFEDWAGHQGQIWQEVLAEAQVRSNRGIANCKTRFIGRDNYRRVLSVAKDNAAAAGMAEFIQIEGGDATDMPPPPATAGYVVTNPPYGERLGQLPELLHLYASLGAQLKNQWQGWKVSLLCSEPMLMSAMRLKADKQYKLFNGALEVLLANYQIGEGGSGRVFGEDFANRLRKNQKQLSKWLKKEELECYRVYDADLPDYNVAIDRYHDWVVLQEYAPPKTIDAKKAQQRLIDVLLNLPSVLDVDPAKIVLKTRQQQKGKEQYQRMGEQRNEMVVNEYGAKFVVNLTDYLDTGLFIDHRLARRFIQENSNGKDFLNLFAYTGTASVHAAIGGAKSTTTVDMSKTYLRWAETNFKENKIRGRQHRFEHADCLAWLEQCTGQYDFIFIDPPTFSNSKRMEKSFDVERDHLWLMEQLKRILRPGGQILFSNNKRGFKMDLDGVAELGLLATNISDKTRSQDFARNKHIHNAWLICHNG; encoded by the coding sequence ATGAAGCGTTATTACGCCGCCGTGCCCAAAGGGCTCGAATACCTCCTAGTTGATGAACTGAAAGCCTTAGGCGCTGAAGAGGTTCATGAAGGACAAGCCGTTGTGCATTTCCATGCGGAATTGGCTACTGCCTACCGCATCTGTTTGTGGAGCCGTCTAGCAAGTCGTATTGTTCATGTCTTGGCTGAAGTGCCAGCGAAAACGGCTGAACAGATGTACGACGGTGTAAAGAGCCTGTATTGGCCCGCCGTATTCAGCAATCACGCGCAATTCTTGGTTGATTTTCATGGTGGTAACCGTGACATTCGCAATAGCCAATTCGGTGCGTTGAAAGTTAAAGACGCCATTGTTGATGCGTTTATGGAACACAGTGGTGTACGCCCTTCAGTAAGTAAGACCGATCCAGACGTTAAGATCGATTGCGCCTTACGCGCGGACAAACTGCTGATTGGTATTAACTTCTCTGGTGCACCAATGCACCAACGCGGTTACCGTACCGATACAGGCCGCGCACCGATGCGTGAAAACTTGGCCGCTGCTATCTTGATGCGTTCTGGTTGGAACAACGAGATGGATAAGCCAGTTATTGACCCTTTCTGTGGCTCCGGCACCATCCTAATCGAAGCCGCTTTGATGGCAACCGACACGGCACCGCATCTGCACCGTAAAGGGTGGGGCTTTGAAGATTGGGCTGGTCATCAGGGTCAGATTTGGCAGGAAGTGTTGGCGGAAGCACAGGTTCGCTCTAACCGTGGTATTGCTAACTGTAAGACGCGCTTTATTGGTCGAGACAACTACCGCCGTGTGCTTTCGGTTGCTAAAGATAATGCCGCTGCCGCAGGTATGGCCGAATTTATTCAGATTGAAGGTGGCGACGCCACTGATATGCCACCGCCACCAGCTACTGCAGGTTACGTAGTTACCAACCCACCATATGGTGAGCGTTTGGGTCAGCTGCCAGAACTATTACACCTTTATGCTTCACTTGGTGCGCAGTTGAAGAACCAGTGGCAAGGCTGGAAAGTTAGCTTGCTGTGCAGCGAGCCGATGCTGATGTCAGCGATGCGCCTTAAAGCCGACAAACAGTACAAGCTGTTCAATGGTGCCTTGGAAGTATTGCTTGCCAACTACCAAATCGGTGAAGGTGGCAGTGGCCGTGTATTCGGCGAAGATTTTGCAAACCGATTGCGTAAAAATCAAAAGCAATTGTCTAAATGGCTCAAGAAAGAAGAACTTGAGTGCTACCGCGTTTATGATGCCGATCTACCAGACTACAACGTGGCTATCGATCGCTACCACGATTGGGTAGTGTTGCAAGAGTATGCGCCGCCAAAGACTATTGATGCTAAGAAAGCGCAACAGCGCTTGATCGATGTGCTGCTTAATCTGCCATCTGTACTTGATGTTGATCCGGCAAAGATTGTTCTTAAAACCCGCCAACAGCAAAAGGGTAAAGAACAATATCAGCGCATGGGCGAGCAACGTAACGAGATGGTCGTCAATGAGTATGGCGCTAAGTTCGTAGTAAATCTGACTGATTACCTTGATACGGGCCTGTTTATTGATCACCGTTTAGCGCGTCGGTTTATTCAAGAAAATAGCAACGGTAAGGACTTCCTTAACCTGTTTGCCTACACCGGCACTGCTTCCGTGCACGCTGCCATTGGTGGCGCAAAATCGACGACTACCGTAGATATGTCCAAGACTTATCTGCGCTGGGCTGAAACCAACTTCAAGGAAAATAAGATCCGCGGTCGCCAACACCGATTCGAACACGCAGATTGCTTAGCGTGGCTGGAACAGTGCACCGGCCAGTACGACTTTATTTTCATCGATCCGCCAACCTTCTCTAACTCGAAGCGGATGGAAAAATCGTTCGATGTAGAGCGTGATCATCTGTGGTTGATGGAACAACTTAAACGCATTCTGCGCCCCGGCGGACAAATCTTGTTCTCCAACAATAAGCGTGGATTCAAGATGGATTTAGACGGCGTTGCTGAGTTGGGTTTATTGGCTACTAACATCAGCGATAAAACCCGCTCGCAGGATTTCGCCCGTAACAAGCACATCCATAATGCGTGGTTGATCTGCCACAATGGCTGA
- a CDS encoding glutaredoxin family protein, translated as MADSVILFHTDGCHLCEQAAALLQQANIAFQTVDIITDPELVERYGIRIPVVFHHGNELGWPFDSADLQQFTGA; from the coding sequence ATGGCTGATAGCGTTATCTTGTTTCACACTGACGGCTGCCACCTGTGCGAACAGGCGGCAGCGTTATTACAACAGGCTAATATCGCTTTTCAGACGGTGGATATCATCACCGATCCTGAACTTGTTGAGCGATACGGCATTCGTATTCCCGTTGTCTTCCATCATGGCAACGAACTTGGCTGGCCATTCGATTCAGCCGATCTGCAACAGTTTACCGGAGCGTAA
- a CDS encoding ABC transporter ATP-binding protein, with product MSLIRLNKAQLAFGHTPLLDNADFVLEPNERVCLVGRNGAGKSSLMKVLAGIQLLDDGALGINSGVNVAYLPQDPPRTESGTIFHYVAQGLAKVGEIIEAYEATAKAVELDPSEANLMKMATAQEGMDHYNGWQFETRIEQTLSHLELNGDQPMSELSGGWQRRAALARALVQAPDVLLLDEPTNHLDIDAIEWLEGLLKGFDGSIIFISHDRGFIRNMATRIVDLDRGQILSFPGNYQTYLDGKEEALRVEEAKAAEFDKKLAKEETWIRQGVKARRTRNEGRVRALKALRNQRSERIGRLGNANMSMNQSEKSGKLVFDVENMSFRYEHQTIAKNFTTSVMRGDRIAMIGPNGCGKSTLIKLLLDKIAPQEGTIKQGTKLDVAYFDQHRLELDPTKTVQDNVADGKDTVFVNGKDRHVLGYLQDFLFAPQRARSPVSSLSGGEKNRLLLARLFLKPANLLVMDEPTNDLDVETLELLEAKLTEFDGTLLVVSHDREFIDNTVTSTWWYGANGQWSEFVGGYQDAVGMGAKFYRPENETKIAEPALVEEPQKPAKSTSVSKPKKLTYKLERELESMPAKLEALEAEIESLQLLTADPSFFSRDQKEVNETLKQLADKEQELERSLERWEELEALKG from the coding sequence ATGAGTCTTATCCGCCTGAATAAGGCGCAACTTGCCTTTGGCCACACCCCACTGCTTGATAATGCCGACTTCGTCCTCGAACCCAATGAGCGCGTGTGTTTGGTTGGTCGTAATGGCGCCGGCAAATCAAGTCTGATGAAGGTGCTTGCTGGGATCCAATTGCTCGATGACGGTGCTTTGGGTATCAACAGTGGCGTTAACGTCGCTTATCTTCCGCAGGACCCACCTCGTACTGAGTCTGGTACGATTTTTCATTATGTAGCACAAGGTTTAGCCAAAGTAGGCGAAATCATTGAAGCATACGAAGCAACAGCGAAAGCGGTCGAACTCGACCCCAGCGAAGCCAATTTGATGAAGATGGCCACCGCGCAAGAGGGGATGGATCACTACAACGGTTGGCAGTTTGAGACCCGCATTGAACAAACTTTAAGCCACCTCGAGCTTAACGGTGATCAACCAATGTCTGAGTTAAGTGGTGGCTGGCAGCGTCGTGCAGCCCTAGCTCGCGCTTTAGTTCAGGCACCGGACGTTTTGTTGCTTGACGAACCAACTAACCATCTCGACATTGACGCCATTGAATGGCTCGAAGGCTTGCTCAAAGGTTTTGATGGCTCGATTATCTTTATCAGTCACGATCGTGGTTTTATTCGTAATATGGCTACCCGGATTGTTGATCTCGATCGCGGCCAGATCTTAAGCTTCCCTGGTAACTACCAAACCTATCTGGACGGTAAAGAGGAAGCGCTTCGAGTTGAAGAAGCGAAAGCCGCTGAGTTTGATAAAAAGCTCGCCAAAGAGGAAACCTGGATCCGTCAGGGCGTTAAAGCCCGTCGTACTCGTAATGAGGGCCGTGTGCGCGCGCTTAAGGCGTTGCGTAATCAACGCAGCGAACGGATCGGCCGCTTGGGTAATGCCAATATGAGCATGAACCAGTCAGAAAAGTCGGGCAAATTGGTGTTTGACGTTGAAAACATGAGTTTCCGTTACGAGCACCAAACCATTGCCAAGAATTTCACTACCTCGGTAATGCGCGGTGATCGTATCGCAATGATTGGTCCAAATGGTTGCGGTAAGTCCACCCTTATTAAGTTGTTGTTAGACAAGATTGCGCCGCAAGAAGGCACGATTAAACAGGGTACCAAGCTGGATGTTGCCTATTTTGACCAACACCGATTAGAGCTCGATCCAACCAAAACGGTACAGGACAACGTGGCCGATGGTAAGGACACGGTTTTTGTTAACGGCAAAGATCGTCACGTATTGGGTTATCTACAAGACTTCCTATTTGCGCCGCAACGAGCACGCAGTCCGGTGTCATCTCTTTCTGGTGGAGAAAAGAATCGCCTGCTTCTTGCGCGATTGTTCCTTAAGCCTGCCAATTTATTGGTTATGGATGAACCGACTAACGATCTCGATGTCGAAACGCTTGAACTACTTGAGGCCAAGCTTACTGAGTTCGATGGCACCTTGTTGGTGGTATCGCACGATCGTGAGTTTATCGATAACACCGTCACCTCAACATGGTGGTATGGTGCCAACGGCCAGTGGAGTGAATTCGTAGGCGGTTATCAGGATGCTGTTGGTATGGGCGCTAAGTTTTATCGTCCTGAAAACGAAACTAAAATCGCCGAACCAGCACTGGTTGAAGAGCCACAAAAACCTGCAAAGAGCACTTCTGTTAGTAAACCTAAGAAGCTAACATACAAGCTCGAACGCGAGCTGGAATCAATGCCAGCCAAATTAGAGGCCTTAGAAGCCGAGATAGAATCGTTACAATTATTAACCGCTGATCCAAGTTTCTTCAGTCGTGACCAAAAAGAGGTTAACGAGACGTTGAAACAGTTGGCAGACAAAGAACAAGAATTAGAGCGGAGCCTTGAGCGCTGGGAAGAGTTAGAAGCGCTTAAGGGTTAG
- a CDS encoding DUF3466 family protein, with protein MSQKFYRAQKVALAVSSALAMGTASAADTYEILNIDEVTGFTVNGTLDNTQNGYGIGFVPGDQVMLGTAKGVNDSTSFDDNVVDDVIDAILPVQGNAANSIVRPFSGNNFLFELGGVDGSVAEYVPLLENKQPIINPTIDPYEDDLDLVENTPKTDAYYYSAGNEKFGARLGIISALQQTVENPFYDGGTSTSNTPVYYYRDFETRGFIQKGNVADPQEGIDYVLLPPSDSSDFYTPDEDSTFTDPVKVGGYSVASKVSEDIDGSNAYVAGYASIAITENTIDDLQDCVDDLTDDVPEPIEACVQNLQNGGFVNYQNRAFRWTVNLADMEVTASEALPLGFVPDDIDDVYVSQGLGVNSAGYVVGRGYRSEDGLDEKPDLIDGDLWATFWTPDNEIYFVGPTVDDKDEYSESILEDVNEQGIAVGTLRQYIDGDQRQKFAYVDITQPADENRELQFIEPNDFSDTQTDLSSRARDINDANQIVGYIEVDLQDQLPRRVHGFLYNIDNDEFNNINELLTCRSRGLEDQGDGNYAAYTVTDTTSFAEEVTYDTAVSVVDANQISADGEFIAATALVTLPRIKTEEVELYDEDGDYQGDYEVIVVGDNGRPVVERTADGEIATDQVPRAVILRRSDATACPVEVISGLNPEKNERQGASFGWGWLLALAPVAWLRRRRS; from the coding sequence ATGAGCCAAAAGTTTTACCGTGCCCAAAAAGTTGCTTTAGCAGTATCGTCTGCTTTAGCAATGGGAACTGCGTCAGCGGCGGACACTTACGAAATACTGAATATTGATGAGGTAACCGGTTTTACAGTAAACGGTACCTTAGATAACACTCAAAATGGTTACGGCATTGGTTTTGTTCCAGGCGATCAAGTGATGTTGGGAACTGCCAAAGGTGTCAACGATTCCACTTCGTTTGACGACAACGTGGTCGACGACGTTATTGATGCGATTTTGCCTGTTCAAGGTAACGCCGCCAACTCAATCGTTCGTCCATTCTCAGGCAATAACTTCTTGTTTGAGCTCGGTGGCGTCGATGGCTCGGTAGCGGAGTACGTGCCGCTGCTTGAGAACAAACAACCTATCATTAACCCAACCATTGATCCGTATGAAGACGATCTCGACTTGGTTGAGAATACGCCTAAGACAGACGCCTACTACTACTCAGCAGGTAACGAGAAGTTTGGAGCCCGTTTAGGTATCATCTCGGCATTACAACAAACCGTTGAAAACCCGTTTTACGACGGCGGAACCTCAACCAGCAATACACCAGTGTATTACTATCGAGATTTCGAAACCCGCGGTTTTATCCAGAAGGGCAACGTTGCTGATCCGCAAGAAGGTATCGACTACGTCCTATTACCACCAAGCGATAGCAGTGATTTCTATACACCGGATGAAGACTCTACCTTTACCGATCCGGTAAAGGTGGGCGGTTACAGTGTTGCATCTAAGGTGTCGGAAGATATTGATGGTAGTAACGCCTATGTGGCCGGTTACGCTAGCATTGCGATTACCGAAAACACCATCGATGATCTGCAAGACTGTGTTGATGATCTTACCGATGACGTGCCAGAGCCGATCGAAGCTTGTGTACAGAACCTCCAGAATGGCGGTTTTGTTAACTACCAAAATCGAGCGTTTCGCTGGACGGTTAACCTAGCTGATATGGAAGTAACGGCGAGCGAAGCGTTACCTTTAGGCTTTGTACCCGATGACATTGATGATGTTTACGTCTCTCAAGGTCTTGGGGTAAACAGTGCTGGTTACGTTGTCGGACGTGGCTATCGCAGCGAAGATGGTCTCGATGAAAAACCAGATCTCATTGATGGCGACTTGTGGGCTACCTTCTGGACTCCAGATAATGAGATCTACTTCGTTGGCCCGACTGTTGATGATAAAGATGAATACAGTGAGTCGATTTTAGAAGACGTTAATGAACAGGGCATCGCCGTTGGTACGTTACGTCAGTATATCGATGGTGACCAACGTCAGAAATTTGCTTACGTTGATATTACCCAACCAGCTGATGAGAATCGTGAACTGCAGTTTATCGAGCCGAATGATTTCTCCGACACGCAAACGGATCTATCTTCACGGGCACGGGATATTAACGACGCTAACCAGATCGTTGGTTACATTGAGGTCGATCTGCAAGATCAATTGCCGCGTCGAGTCCACGGCTTCTTATATAACATCGATAACGATGAGTTCAATAACATCAACGAGCTGTTGACCTGTCGCTCCCGTGGATTAGAAGATCAGGGAGATGGTAATTACGCAGCTTATACCGTTACCGATACTACATCCTTCGCTGAAGAGGTAACGTACGACACTGCGGTATCAGTGGTTGATGCTAATCAGATCTCAGCTGATGGTGAATTCATTGCAGCTACGGCGCTCGTTACCTTGCCTCGGATCAAAACCGAAGAAGTAGAGCTTTACGACGAAGACGGCGATTACCAAGGTGATTACGAAGTGATTGTTGTTGGTGATAATGGCCGCCCAGTGGTTGAGCGTACAGCCGACGGTGAGATTGCTACCGATCAGGTGCCGCGTGCCGTCATTTTACGTCGTAGCGATGCTACCGCTTGTCCTGTTGAAGTTATCTCAGGTTTAAACCCTGAGAAAAATGAACGCCAAGGCGCTTCATTTGGTTGGGGCTGGTTGCTGGCGTTGGCGCCAGTAGCATGGCTTCGTCGCCGTCGTAGTTAA
- the rmf gene encoding ribosome modulation factor, whose product MKRQKRDKMERAFARGYQAGLTGRSKELCPYQSVDVKMQWLGGWREAIDGKITGLFNK is encoded by the coding sequence ATGAAGCGACAGAAACGGGACAAGATGGAACGAGCGTTTGCTCGTGGTTACCAAGCAGGATTGACTGGACGTTCAAAAGAACTTTGTCCCTATCAATCGGTCGACGTTAAGATGCAATGGCTAGGCGGCTGGCGAGAAGCCATAGATGGCAAAATAACCGGACTGTTTAACAAATAG
- a CDS encoding glutathione peroxidase — protein sequence MSNNIYQFEAELNNGELTSLEKWRGNVMLVVNTASACGFTPQYQGLEKLQQQFSEQGFTVLAFPCNQFGKQEKGSDEEVRNFCDLNFNISFPLFKKIDVNGSDELPLYGWLKKQKGGLLGDRIKWNFTKFLVSADGKVVRRYAPTTKPEQIAGDITAQLS from the coding sequence ATGAGCAATAACATTTACCAGTTTGAAGCAGAGCTCAACAATGGTGAGCTAACGTCGCTGGAAAAATGGCGTGGTAACGTCATGTTGGTGGTTAATACCGCCAGTGCTTGTGGTTTTACACCGCAATACCAAGGTTTAGAGAAACTTCAGCAACAATTCTCGGAACAGGGATTTACCGTATTGGCGTTTCCTTGTAATCAATTTGGTAAGCAAGAAAAGGGCAGTGACGAAGAGGTACGCAATTTTTGCGATCTCAATTTTAATATCAGCTTTCCGCTGTTTAAGAAGATCGATGTCAATGGATCAGACGAGTTGCCATTATATGGTTGGCTGAAGAAACAGAAAGGGGGCTTGCTTGGGGATCGGATTAAGTGGAACTTCACTAAATTCTTAGTATCAGCTGATGGTAAAGTGGTTCGTCGTTACGCACCAACAACCAAGCCGGAGCAGATTGCTGGTGACATAACAGCACAGCTTAGTTAG
- the fabA gene encoding bifunctional 3-hydroxydecanoyl-ACP dehydratase/trans-2-decenoyl-ACP isomerase: MGIAEEVVQQDTAQFSKEDLVKSGHGNLFTQDSPRLPKDNMLMIDRIVHVSTKGGKYGKGELIAEFDINPDLWFFDCHFETDPVMPGCLGLDAMWQLVGFFLAWQGAKGKGRALGVGEVKFTGQVLPTAKKVTYHLNFKRLINRKLVMGMADATMSVDGREIYAATDLKVGVFQDTSAF, encoded by the coding sequence ATGGGCATAGCCGAAGAAGTAGTGCAGCAAGATACTGCGCAGTTTAGCAAGGAAGACTTAGTAAAAAGTGGCCATGGCAATCTTTTCACTCAAGATTCACCTCGCCTACCAAAAGATAATATGTTGATGATCGATCGCATTGTCCACGTCAGCACCAAAGGCGGTAAGTACGGTAAGGGCGAATTGATTGCTGAGTTTGATATTAATCCGGACCTTTGGTTTTTTGATTGTCACTTTGAAACTGATCCGGTAATGCCGGGTTGTTTGGGCCTAGATGCGATGTGGCAATTGGTTGGTTTCTTCTTGGCGTGGCAAGGAGCCAAAGGTAAAGGACGTGCTTTGGGTGTCGGTGAAGTTAAATTTACCGGGCAGGTATTACCAACGGCTAAAAAAGTAACATACCATTTAAATTTCAAACGATTAATCAATCGTAAGTTGGTGATGGGAATGGCCGATGCGACCATGTCTGTTGACGGCCGCGAAATTTATGCCGCGACCGATCTAAAAGTTGGTGTCTTTCAGGACACTTCAGCTTTCTAA
- a CDS encoding S16 family serine protease gives MHPLRLTPELLQPNFSIRLPQTDSQSSPWLLGQQRCISAWQLFQRCKGQHLYLSNFVGFDAEKLVAELDARFPLVECAGSLVAIEGDDGQQLAKYSATEMANAKDNNKIVELQPLQRVKFIDQPVSKKTLIGTIDKQGHYFPGLLASCEVLVLPAEGLADKPSRWGIVKEALKRGYLAFSGSSIKVPVTCKVVVVGDAITYDALHGYDPEFADHISLLAEIQPEWFVDDEQDPDLWAAAANAICRQYSGKSLSDCGLKALTVHASRICEHQKRLSLAWHQLGQLLAQTSGDESVTAAAIETALSSMRHRHNSIQIYSQRNIEEATVRVDTSGERIGQINGLTVVEYLGHSYGEPARITVSVHYGDGEVADIERKSELGGNIHAKGMMILSACLYRIFGQDEPLHLSANIVFEQSYQTIDGDSASLAEYCCLISTIADVPVKQSLALTGAVDQFGNVQAIGGINEKIEGFFHLCRYRGLTGEQGVIVPTANLCQLNLHTDVIAAIEDGQFHLYQADNVEDALALLTGEEVGEANDDNRFDGKTLYGKVQNRLDLMAGGSDAPPSLLTRLAAKIFSRS, from the coding sequence TTGCATCCTTTGCGCCTTACGCCTGAACTTCTTCAACCGAACTTCTCCATCCGTTTACCTCAAACTGACAGTCAAAGCTCTCCTTGGTTACTTGGTCAACAGCGTTGTATTTCGGCTTGGCAACTATTCCAACGGTGCAAAGGCCAACATCTTTACCTTTCAAACTTTGTTGGTTTTGATGCGGAGAAACTGGTCGCCGAGTTAGACGCTCGATTCCCCTTGGTAGAATGTGCAGGTTCGCTAGTAGCAATCGAAGGCGATGATGGTCAGCAGTTAGCAAAGTATTCGGCAACTGAGATGGCTAACGCCAAAGACAACAATAAGATTGTCGAATTACAGCCGCTTCAACGAGTAAAGTTTATTGATCAGCCAGTATCAAAAAAAACCTTAATCGGCACCATTGATAAACAGGGCCACTACTTTCCTGGCTTATTGGCCAGTTGCGAGGTGCTGGTTTTACCGGCGGAAGGTTTAGCTGACAAGCCAAGTCGCTGGGGTATAGTCAAAGAGGCGTTAAAGCGCGGTTATTTAGCCTTCAGTGGCAGTTCAATAAAGGTGCCAGTCACCTGTAAGGTTGTTGTTGTTGGTGATGCCATTACCTACGACGCACTGCATGGCTACGATCCAGAGTTCGCTGATCACATCAGTTTGCTGGCAGAGATCCAACCGGAGTGGTTTGTCGATGACGAACAGGACCCAGATCTATGGGCGGCAGCGGCAAACGCGATTTGTCGTCAGTACAGTGGCAAATCACTTAGCGATTGCGGTTTAAAAGCCTTAACCGTCCACGCGAGTCGGATCTGCGAACACCAAAAACGATTATCGCTAGCGTGGCACCAATTAGGTCAATTACTAGCACAGACATCCGGAGATGAGTCTGTAACAGCCGCCGCAATCGAAACCGCGCTGTCGTCCATGCGTCATCGTCACAACAGCATTCAGATCTATTCGCAACGAAATATCGAAGAGGCCACGGTTCGGGTTGATACCTCAGGCGAGCGTATCGGGCAAATCAACGGCCTTACGGTGGTTGAGTACCTCGGTCATAGCTACGGTGAACCTGCTCGAATCACAGTTTCGGTTCATTATGGTGATGGTGAGGTTGCGGATATTGAACGCAAATCTGAGCTCGGTGGCAACATTCATGCTAAAGGGATGATGATCCTATCCGCCTGCCTGTACCGGATCTTTGGGCAAGATGAACCATTACACCTAAGTGCCAATATCGTTTTTGAACAGTCTTATCAAACCATCGACGGTGACAGTGCATCGCTGGCCGAATACTGCTGCTTAATCTCAACCATCGCCGATGTGCCTGTAAAACAATCACTAGCACTTACCGGTGCAGTCGATCAGTTTGGCAATGTACAAGCTATTGGGGGCATCAATGAAAAGATTGAAGGCTTCTTCCACCTATGCCGTTATCGCGGCTTAACCGGTGAACAGGGTGTTATTGTCCCTACAGCTAACCTGTGCCAGTTAAACCTTCATACGGATGTGATTGCCGCTATTGAAGATGGTCAATTCCATCTTTATCAAGCAGATAACGTTGAAGATGCGTTAGCGTTACTAACCGGCGAGGAGGTTGGCGAAGCCAATGATGACAACCGTTTCGATGGTAAAACTCTTTATGGTAAAGTCCAAAACCGATTGGACCTTATGGCTGGAGGCAGTGATGCTCCGCCTAGTTTATTAACTCGGTTAGCAGCTAAAATTTTTAGTCGCAGCTGA